In one Polaribacter sp. ALD11 genomic region, the following are encoded:
- a CDS encoding TIGR03643 family protein, whose translation MKHLNGIEVDRVIEMAWEDRTTFEAIEFQFGLKEQEVINLMRTEMKLKSFKMWRKRVQGRKTKHEKLRTFAKGRFKCSRQKSISNNSIT comes from the coding sequence ATGAAACACTTAAACGGTATAGAAGTTGACAGAGTAATAGAGATGGCTTGGGAAGATAGAACTACTTTCGAGGCAATTGAATTTCAGTTTGGCTTAAAAGAACAAGAAGTAATTAACCTAATGCGAACAGAAATGAAGCTAAAAAGCTTTAAAATGTGGCGAAAAAGAGTGCAAGGAAGAAAAACAAAACATGAAAAATTAAGAACGTTTGCAAAAGGCCGGTTCAAGTGTTCAAGACAAAAATCCATATCAAACAACTCTATAACATAG
- a CDS encoding cryptochrome/deoxyribodipyrimidine photo-lyase family protein, translated as MNTNREEIHIVWFKRDLRLQDNEAIHNAIKSNKRVLFIYVFENSLINDAHYDERHWNFIKQSLEDLNTDLKKHNTKVLCVQAEVVSAFNQLFDTYKIDAVFSHQETGLLITYNRDKEFTRYCRNNSISWVENSNNGILRGLLNREDWFDTWENYMLAAQIKNDLNADKFLSIEEIQHLEKYFQTVNLETKNRTPYQKGGTKMARRYADTFFEKRHEKYMFNISKPALARESCSRLSPYIAWGNVSIRQIFQEAHKHKTATNKKHLGAFASRLRWQAHFIQKFEMEHTMENASINKGYQKLKKSISLEYQKAWKEGATGFPLIDACMRCLQETGYLNFRMRAMLVSFFTQILWQPWQAASQHLSTLFLDFEPGIHFPQLQMNAGETGINILRIYNPVKNSLEHDEDGSFIKKWIPELAHLATPFIHEPYLMTPLDQQFNHFELGVDYPNPIVDIKVARKKASDTLWNMRKNKEVRQESERILKKHTLSNKTRKLNTD; from the coding sequence ATGAATACTAATAGAGAAGAAATACATATCGTTTGGTTTAAACGCGATTTACGCCTGCAAGACAATGAGGCAATTCACAATGCCATAAAGTCTAACAAACGCGTCCTTTTTATATATGTTTTTGAAAACTCTTTAATTAACGATGCACATTATGATGAACGCCATTGGAACTTCATAAAACAATCTTTAGAAGATTTAAATACTGATTTAAAAAAGCACAACACCAAAGTTCTATGTGTGCAAGCAGAAGTTGTGAGTGCTTTCAATCAGCTTTTTGATACTTACAAAATTGACGCTGTATTTTCTCATCAAGAAACAGGCTTATTAATCACCTATAACAGAGACAAAGAATTTACAAGATATTGCAGAAACAACTCTATAAGTTGGGTAGAAAACAGCAATAATGGTATTTTAAGAGGACTCTTAAATAGAGAGGATTGGTTTGATACATGGGAAAATTATATGCTTGCTGCTCAGATTAAAAATGATTTGAATGCTGATAAATTTCTTTCTATTGAAGAAATTCAGCATTTAGAAAAATATTTTCAAACGGTAAATTTAGAAACTAAAAATAGAACCCCTTATCAAAAGGGGGGTACAAAAATGGCTCGAAGATATGCCGATACTTTTTTTGAAAAACGCCACGAAAAATATATGTTTAATATTTCTAAACCTGCCCTAGCTAGAGAAAGCTGCAGCAGATTATCACCATATATTGCATGGGGAAATGTTTCAATTCGCCAGATATTTCAAGAAGCACATAAACACAAAACAGCAACTAATAAAAAACACTTAGGCGCTTTTGCTTCTAGATTAAGATGGCAAGCACATTTTATTCAAAAATTTGAAATGGAACACACCATGGAAAACGCGAGCATAAATAAAGGGTATCAAAAATTGAAAAAAAGTATTTCTTTAGAATATCAGAAAGCCTGGAAAGAAGGTGCAACTGGCTTTCCTTTAATTGATGCTTGTATGCGTTGTCTGCAAGAGACTGGTTACTTAAATTTTAGAATGCGCGCCATGTTGGTTTCTTTCTTTACACAGATTTTATGGCAACCTTGGCAAGCAGCATCCCAACATCTTTCAACGTTGTTTTTAGATTTTGAACCAGGAATTCATTTTCCTCAATTACAAATGAATGCAGGTGAAACAGGCATAAATATCCTTAGAATTTACAACCCAGTAAAAAATAGCTTAGAGCACGATGAAGATGGCTCTTTTATAAAAAAATGGATACCAGAATTGGCACATTTAGCAACCCCGTTTATACACGAACCTTACCTAATGACACCTTTAGACCAACAGTTTAATCATTTTGAGTTGGGTGTAGATTATCCGAATCCTATTGTAGATATTAAAGTTGCTAGAAAAAAGGCAAGTGATACGTTGTGGAATATGAGAAAAAATAAAGAGGTAAGACAAGAAAGTGAAAGAATTCTAAAAAAACACACACTTTCTAATAAAACTAGAAAGCTAAATACTGATTGA